From a region of the Desulfomonile tiedjei genome:
- a CDS encoding NADH-quinone oxidoreductase subunit N — MIPVPEINLGGILPAVILCLAGLVVMLAGLVVRKGIVTVSAVISIAGVLLAVMANSPLRVLNKTAFSGLIILDAYSWFFNILILLAAGLTILFSVRYFTDEGLPLYEYFVLLLFSSAGMMFMISGNHILTIFIGLETLSISIYVLAGILPGSPKSREAALKYLLLGGFSSGIFLYGAALLYGAAGSLSLPALAKFLQTGPVGKMAMAGMGLLLVGFAFKVAAVPFHMWTPDVYEGAPSPLTGFMSVGVKAAAFAAFVRVFFEAMMPLQINWVHILWVLAVLTMVLGNLAALVQDNIKRMLAYSSIAHAGYILMGMVAANEAGTSGVLYYLLAYTFTNLGAFGIVAIVGNKGEANVQLDDYRGLAKAHPLLALLMSIFLFSLAGIPPTAGFVGKFTIFAAAINAGYIWLVVIGVLTSAASVFYYFRVVMKMYMEVPEAAPAKLQFGAAMALGLTIAVVGVMYIGIFPTTYLNLAVESVKPLF; from the coding sequence ATGATTCCAGTACCCGAGATTAATCTTGGAGGCATTCTGCCGGCGGTGATTCTGTGCCTTGCCGGTTTGGTGGTGATGTTGGCGGGCTTGGTCGTCCGCAAAGGAATAGTCACCGTGTCGGCAGTGATAAGTATTGCGGGCGTATTGCTCGCTGTTATGGCTAACAGCCCTCTCCGGGTGTTGAACAAAACGGCTTTTTCGGGGCTGATCATCCTGGATGCCTACTCCTGGTTCTTCAATATCTTGATCCTGCTTGCCGCGGGTCTGACGATACTGTTCTCGGTCCGTTACTTCACGGACGAAGGCCTGCCGTTGTACGAATACTTCGTTCTGTTGCTATTCTCCAGCGCGGGCATGATGTTCATGATTTCGGGGAACCATATTCTTACGATTTTCATTGGTCTTGAGACCCTGTCTATCTCGATATACGTGTTGGCCGGTATTCTGCCTGGGAGCCCAAAATCCAGAGAAGCCGCGCTGAAGTACCTTTTATTAGGCGGGTTTTCCAGTGGGATCTTTCTCTACGGCGCGGCGCTGCTTTACGGCGCGGCCGGGTCTCTTTCTTTGCCGGCACTTGCCAAATTCCTGCAAACCGGGCCCGTCGGTAAGATGGCCATGGCGGGAATGGGGTTGTTACTGGTCGGCTTCGCTTTCAAAGTAGCGGCAGTGCCATTCCACATGTGGACGCCCGATGTGTATGAAGGAGCGCCGTCTCCTCTGACGGGGTTCATGTCGGTGGGAGTCAAAGCGGCTGCGTTTGCCGCGTTTGTTCGTGTTTTCTTTGAGGCAATGATGCCCCTGCAAATCAATTGGGTCCACATCTTGTGGGTCCTCGCCGTGTTGACCATGGTGTTGGGCAACCTTGCCGCGCTCGTGCAGGACAACATCAAGAGAATGCTGGCCTATTCCAGTATCGCTCACGCGGGTTACATCCTGATGGGAATGGTGGCAGCAAACGAAGCAGGCACCTCGGGAGTGCTTTATTATTTGTTGGCATATACCTTTACCAATCTGGGCGCCTTCGGTATTGTCGCCATCGTGGGCAACAAAGGAGAAGCCAACGTTCAACTCGATGATTATCGAGGACTGGCAAAGGCTCACCCTCTGTTGGCGCTCTTGATGTCCATATTTCTGTTTTCCTTGGCAGGAATACCGCCTACCGCAGGGTTTGTGGGAAAATTCACCATCTTCGCCGCGGCCATTAATGCGGGATACATTTGGCTTGTCGTCATCGGTGTCCTGACGAGTGCTGCGTCGGTGTTTTACTACTTCCGGGTGGTCATGAAGATGTACATGGAGGTCCCGGAAGCAGCGCCGGCCAAACTCCAATTCGGGGCAGCCATGGCCCTCGGCCTGACCATCGCTGTTGTAGGCGTGATGTACATAGGTATTTTCCCCACCACTTACCTGAACCTGGCCGTGGAATCCGTTAAGCCGCTGTTCTAG
- a CDS encoding NADH-quinone oxidoreductase subunit M: MENVSFPLLSAITFIPLLGVVILLFINRQSHEALRWAALVTMLVDFVVSLVAYAHFDSTSAAMQLIENRPWVRDWGISYKMGIDGISLFLVLLTTLLGPLTILASWKDIQHRVKEFLVCLLFLQVGMIGVFVALDLFLFYVFWEIMLIPMYLLIGVWGNPARKLYAAIKFVLYTIVGSLLMLVAILALYFIAGKGTGVYTFDLLKLYEFPFPLQAQFWMFLAFFLAFAIKVPMFPFHTWLPDAHTEAPTVGSVVLAAVLLKMGTYGFIRYAIPLFPNAAMDAAWWVCLLAVIGIIYGAWVAMVQDDVKRLVAFSSVSHLGFVMLGMFALTVQGLEGSIIQMINHGLSTGALFLIVGMIYERRHTRMIAEFGGLSKVMPLFAVFFMIFTLSSVGLPGLNGFIGEFLILLGAFKVYPVYAIISASGVIFAAVYMLWMFQRVMFGVITNPKNRVLEDMSPREVLVLMPLLVFVVWIGVYPNTFLKPMEPSVKNFIQQVERKKAAVLNVENAKKRSAVDTGGFSVTALNTESKSER, encoded by the coding sequence ATGGAGAATGTTTCCTTCCCTTTACTTAGCGCGATCACATTCATTCCTCTCCTAGGAGTGGTGATTCTGCTGTTCATCAACAGGCAGTCCCACGAGGCCCTTCGATGGGCCGCGCTGGTTACGATGTTGGTTGACTTTGTGGTCAGCCTTGTGGCCTATGCGCATTTCGATTCCACGAGCGCGGCCATGCAGTTAATTGAGAATCGTCCCTGGGTCAGGGACTGGGGCATCTCCTACAAAATGGGTATTGACGGGATAAGCCTTTTCCTCGTGTTGCTCACAACTCTGCTCGGGCCGCTGACGATCCTGGCGTCTTGGAAGGACATTCAGCACAGGGTCAAGGAATTCCTGGTGTGCTTGCTGTTCCTCCAGGTGGGCATGATCGGCGTGTTCGTGGCTCTTGACCTGTTCCTGTTCTATGTGTTCTGGGAGATAATGCTCATCCCCATGTACCTGCTGATCGGCGTATGGGGCAATCCGGCCAGGAAACTGTACGCGGCCATAAAGTTCGTCCTGTACACAATCGTGGGCAGCCTACTGATGCTTGTCGCCATCTTGGCCCTTTACTTCATAGCAGGGAAGGGCACGGGTGTTTACACTTTCGATCTGTTGAAGCTCTATGAGTTCCCGTTTCCCCTGCAGGCGCAATTCTGGATGTTTCTGGCTTTCTTTCTAGCGTTTGCAATCAAAGTCCCCATGTTCCCGTTTCATACATGGCTCCCCGACGCTCACACCGAAGCCCCGACTGTGGGCAGTGTGGTGCTGGCGGCCGTGCTCCTGAAGATGGGGACGTACGGTTTCATACGCTACGCTATTCCGTTGTTTCCCAACGCGGCTATGGACGCGGCCTGGTGGGTTTGTCTGCTGGCCGTGATCGGCATCATCTACGGCGCGTGGGTGGCCATGGTCCAGGATGATGTGAAGCGGCTGGTTGCGTTTTCGAGTGTGAGCCATCTCGGGTTCGTGATGCTGGGCATGTTTGCATTGACTGTCCAGGGCCTGGAGGGGAGCATAATCCAGATGATCAATCATGGGTTGAGCACTGGGGCTCTCTTTCTAATCGTCGGGATGATCTACGAGAGACGGCACACCCGAATGATCGCGGAATTCGGCGGCTTGTCGAAGGTGATGCCGCTGTTTGCCGTATTCTTCATGATCTTCACGCTCTCCTCGGTTGGTCTTCCAGGCTTGAACGGCTTTATCGGTGAATTCCTGATACTGCTGGGCGCGTTTAAGGTGTACCCCGTGTACGCAATAATCAGCGCTTCCGGTGTAATCTTTGCCGCAGTTTATATGCTGTGGATGTTCCAGAGGGTGATGTTTGGCGTGATTACCAACCCCAAGAACAGGGTGCTCGAAGACATGAGCCCCAGAGAAGTCTTGGTTCTCATGCCACTGCTGGTTTTCGTCGTCTGGATCGGGGTTTATCCGAACACTTTTCTCAAGCCGATGGAGCCTTCCGTTAAAAACTTCATCCAACAGGTTGAGCGCAAGAAGGCGGCTGTCTTGAACGTAGAGAACGCGAAAAAGCGGTCCGCGGTCGATACGGGCGGGTTCTCGGTCACCGCTTTAAATACCGAGTCGAAATCTGAACGTTGA
- the nuoL gene encoding NADH-quinone oxidoreductase subunit L, with amino-acid sequence MIDLVWLIPVFPLIGFLINGLFGRSFPEKVIGWIGALSVGASFVVAVSILLQLLGMDPAARSAQKDVYWWILSGELKISFGFLVDPLSTVMMLVVSGVGCIIHVYSIGYMHGELGFRRYFAYLNLFVFNMLILVSANNFLLMFVGWEGVGLCSYLLIGYYYEKQSAADAGKKAFVVNRVGDFGFLIGMFLIFVTFGTLNYTEVFGAATDKLTQGGALVTAITLLLFVGATGKSAQIPLFTWLPDAMEGPTPVSALIHAATMVTAGVYMVSRCSILFAMAPISLTVVAVIGGATALFAATIGITQFDIKRVLAYSTISQLGYMFMACGVGAFASGIFHLMTHAFFKALLFMAAGSVMHAMSGELDMRKMGNLRKKLRWTYGTYLFGTLAIAGIFPFAGFFSKDEILFFSLQRHMGFWILGAVAAVMTSFYMFRSVFMTFWGESRVEPEAAHHLHESPPIMIVPLVILAGLSLVGGFVGLPIWEGANRFGDFMAPVFAPAQAILNHGHHAEHPSVWLEVGLMAVSLGIAVFGYKLAKRLYLTNPELPDRVIEKIPEVHSLVYNKYWIDELYDFLFVNSIVKFSRFLWKGFDNHVIDGIVNGVATVTRGFGSILRRLESGLVKDYALSILVGVLVVIGYLVLR; translated from the coding sequence ATGATTGATCTGGTATGGCTGATACCCGTTTTCCCGCTGATAGGGTTCCTGATCAACGGCCTCTTTGGGCGGAGTTTCCCCGAGAAAGTAATCGGGTGGATAGGCGCGTTGTCCGTGGGCGCCTCCTTCGTAGTGGCCGTGTCGATCTTGCTGCAACTTCTGGGGATGGACCCTGCCGCGCGCTCCGCGCAGAAGGATGTATACTGGTGGATCCTTTCCGGCGAGCTGAAAATTTCCTTCGGCTTTCTCGTGGACCCGCTGAGTACGGTCATGATGCTGGTGGTCAGCGGTGTGGGTTGCATTATTCACGTGTACTCCATCGGATACATGCATGGGGAGCTGGGATTTCGCCGTTATTTCGCATATCTAAATCTCTTCGTTTTCAACATGCTTATCCTGGTCTCTGCCAACAACTTCTTGCTGATGTTCGTGGGCTGGGAAGGTGTGGGACTCTGCTCCTATCTGCTCATCGGGTACTACTACGAAAAGCAGTCTGCCGCGGACGCAGGCAAAAAAGCCTTCGTCGTCAACCGGGTCGGTGACTTTGGCTTTCTTATTGGCATGTTCTTGATATTCGTAACCTTTGGCACCTTGAATTACACTGAGGTATTCGGGGCCGCGACCGATAAGTTGACCCAGGGTGGCGCTCTGGTAACCGCGATTACTCTGCTCCTCTTCGTGGGGGCTACGGGAAAATCGGCTCAGATCCCGCTGTTCACCTGGCTCCCGGACGCCATGGAAGGTCCCACGCCTGTCAGCGCGTTGATCCATGCTGCAACCATGGTCACCGCTGGCGTTTACATGGTGTCGCGCTGCAGCATCTTGTTTGCTATGGCTCCTATTTCGCTAACGGTGGTGGCTGTCATTGGCGGTGCCACGGCCCTTTTTGCAGCGACAATCGGCATCACCCAGTTCGACATAAAAAGGGTGCTAGCTTATTCGACCATCAGCCAGCTCGGGTACATGTTTATGGCCTGCGGCGTCGGAGCTTTCGCTTCAGGTATCTTCCACCTCATGACCCACGCGTTTTTCAAGGCTCTGCTGTTCATGGCGGCGGGGAGCGTCATGCACGCCATGTCCGGTGAGCTGGACATGCGAAAAATGGGCAATCTCAGAAAGAAACTGCGGTGGACCTACGGGACGTATCTTTTCGGCACCCTGGCAATTGCCGGGATCTTTCCCTTTGCAGGGTTCTTCAGCAAGGACGAGATACTGTTCTTTTCGCTTCAAAGGCACATGGGTTTCTGGATCCTGGGCGCGGTCGCGGCTGTCATGACATCTTTCTACATGTTCCGATCGGTGTTCATGACCTTTTGGGGCGAGTCCAGAGTGGAACCCGAAGCCGCGCATCATCTTCACGAATCCCCGCCGATCATGATCGTGCCGTTGGTGATATTGGCCGGCCTGTCATTGGTGGGCGGTTTTGTGGGCCTTCCGATTTGGGAAGGGGCCAATCGCTTCGGAGACTTCATGGCTCCGGTGTTCGCCCCGGCCCAGGCTATTCTTAATCACGGCCACCACGCGGAACACCCGAGCGTGTGGCTGGAAGTGGGCCTCATGGCAGTCTCCTTAGGTATAGCCGTGTTCGGGTACAAGTTGGCCAAGCGATTGTACCTCACCAATCCGGAATTGCCGGACCGTGTGATAGAGAAAATCCCCGAGGTGCACAGCCTCGTGTACAACAAGTATTGGATCGACGAGCTTTACGACTTCCTCTTCGTGAACTCCATCGTCAAATTCTCTCGATTCCTCTGGAAGGGCTTCGACAACCACGTGATCGACGGAATCGTCAACGGAGTGGCAACGGTCACCAGAGGCTTTGGGAGCATATTGAGGCGGCTGGAGTCCGGGCTTGTCAAAGACTACGCTCTGTCCATTCTGGTAGGAGTCCTGGTGGTAATCGGTTATCTGGTCCTTAGATAG
- the nuoK gene encoding NADH-quinone oxidoreductase subunit NuoK, producing MVTLQHYLILSAILFAVGVMGVMFRRNLIVILMSLELMLNAVNLTFIAFSRYLGSIEGQIFALFVMVVAAAEVAVGLAIAVAIFRLEGTVDVNDIDLMKW from the coding sequence ATGGTTACGTTACAGCACTATCTAATTTTGTCGGCGATTCTTTTCGCGGTCGGGGTCATGGGCGTGATGTTTCGTCGAAACCTCATCGTGATCCTGATGTCCCTGGAACTGATGCTGAATGCCGTGAACCTCACTTTTATAGCCTTCTCTCGATATCTGGGCTCCATAGAGGGGCAGATATTCGCTCTGTTCGTGATGGTGGTGGCCGCGGCAGAAGTAGCAGTGGGACTGGCAATCGCTGTGGCGATTTTCAGACTAGAGGGCACCGTCGACGTAAATGACATCGACCTCATGAAATGGTGA
- a CDS encoding NADH-quinone oxidoreductase subunit J has protein sequence MEALIFYVLAAITVVSAFCVVLLRRPIHNVLFMILMMIGLAGLFILLQAEFVAMVQLIVYAGAVMVLFLFVIMLLNLESLSFPDDPRAVRWWGGMVLALGLLVLLIPVFKAFVPHVVGTLTQQNSSVLSNTQVIAKELFTTYLLPFEIASVLLLAAIIGAVVLARRR, from the coding sequence ATGGAAGCTCTCATTTTTTACGTCTTAGCCGCTATCACTGTGGTCTCCGCTTTTTGTGTCGTACTTTTGCGCAGACCGATTCACAACGTCCTCTTCATGATCCTGATGATGATCGGCCTTGCCGGGCTTTTCATTCTGTTGCAGGCCGAGTTCGTGGCCATGGTGCAGCTCATCGTGTACGCGGGAGCGGTCATGGTGCTATTCCTGTTCGTCATCATGCTCTTGAACCTGGAAAGCTTGTCATTTCCGGACGACCCAAGGGCCGTGCGGTGGTGGGGCGGCATGGTGCTCGCACTGGGGCTCCTGGTCCTGCTGATTCCCGTTTTCAAAGCCTTTGTTCCCCATGTGGTCGGAACTCTGACGCAGCAGAATTCATCGGTGCTGTCGAACACACAGGTCATAGCGAAAGAGTTGTTCACCACTTATCTTCTGCCGTTCGAAATCGCTTCGGTGCTGCTCCTGGCGGCCATCATCGGCGCGGTGGTGCTTGCTCGAAGAAGGTAG
- the nuoI gene encoding NADH-quinone oxidoreductase subunit NuoI, whose protein sequence is MILPLLQGLKLTLQYFFSKKITLQYPEQKWDVAPRWRGRHVLTKHASGKIRCVACMLCATVCPAECISIEAAAEPDNRKYPEKYELDLGRCIFCGFCVEVCPKEAIEMSTAYELSEYSREDLILNKEQLLEPPVARYEPVKKAG, encoded by the coding sequence ATGATTCTCCCATTGCTACAGGGATTGAAACTGACTCTTCAGTATTTCTTCTCCAAGAAAATTACTCTCCAATATCCGGAGCAGAAATGGGACGTGGCTCCAAGGTGGAGGGGGCGGCATGTCCTGACCAAGCACGCGTCGGGTAAAATTCGCTGCGTGGCTTGCATGCTGTGCGCGACGGTGTGCCCTGCGGAATGTATATCCATAGAAGCTGCCGCTGAACCGGACAACAGAAAATACCCGGAAAAGTATGAGCTGGACCTCGGGCGCTGCATTTTCTGCGGCTTTTGCGTGGAAGTATGCCCCAAAGAAGCTATAGAGATGAGCACAGCCTACGAGCTGTCGGAATACAGTCGAGAGGACCTGATTTTGAACAAGGAGCAGCTCCTGGAGCCACCAGTGGCCAGGTATGAGCCCGTAAAAAAGGCCGGCTGA
- the nuoH gene encoding NADH-quinone oxidoreductase subunit NuoH, with the protein MEFALPIILLVVKVLLVIGAVLTLVAYLTLIERKVLGWIQVRLGPNRVGPWGLLQPLADGAKLLLKEEITVSGANRIIYLAAPLIVVVCALIPFGVIPFAKGLGLESILGSDATKYDLNTGVVADINVGILYIFAVSSLGVYGVVLGGWASNSKYSLLGAVRAGAQMISYELGLSLSVVGVLLLAGTLSLVGIVEAQDSVWKWYVFRQPLGFLLFLIAGSAEIARTPFDLMECENELVAGYQTEYSSMKFGLFYLGEYAHLLFLSALMTTLYFGGWQGPVLPPIVWFMAKTFFFVFLFVWIRGTYPRLRYDRVMSFGWKVLLPAGLFNVMATAFLYTLWLQYTR; encoded by the coding sequence ATGGAATTCGCGTTACCGATCATTCTGTTAGTCGTCAAGGTCCTGTTGGTCATTGGAGCTGTGCTGACTCTTGTGGCGTACCTGACACTTATTGAACGCAAGGTCCTTGGGTGGATTCAGGTAAGACTCGGCCCAAATCGTGTGGGTCCATGGGGCCTTCTCCAGCCTTTGGCAGATGGCGCCAAACTCCTGCTCAAAGAGGAGATAACCGTTTCCGGCGCCAATAGAATAATCTATCTTGCGGCCCCCCTGATCGTGGTTGTCTGTGCGCTGATCCCGTTCGGCGTGATTCCGTTTGCCAAAGGACTCGGCCTGGAGAGCATTCTGGGGTCTGATGCAACCAAGTACGATCTTAATACAGGAGTCGTAGCGGACATCAACGTCGGGATACTCTATATATTTGCTGTTTCCTCGCTAGGTGTTTACGGTGTGGTTCTGGGCGGTTGGGCATCCAACAGCAAATACTCCCTCCTGGGCGCGGTCAGGGCCGGCGCTCAGATGATCAGCTATGAGCTGGGTCTGAGCCTGTCTGTGGTGGGTGTGCTTTTGCTCGCCGGGACGTTGAGCCTGGTAGGCATTGTGGAGGCCCAGGATTCAGTCTGGAAGTGGTACGTTTTCCGTCAACCGCTTGGATTTTTACTGTTTCTGATCGCGGGTAGCGCAGAAATCGCACGCACGCCCTTTGATTTGATGGAGTGCGAAAACGAGCTGGTAGCGGGTTATCAGACCGAGTACAGTTCCATGAAGTTCGGGCTGTTTTATCTTGGCGAGTACGCGCACCTGCTTTTCCTGAGCGCTCTGATGACTACTCTGTATTTCGGCGGGTGGCAGGGACCGGTACTGCCCCCCATCGTATGGTTCATGGCCAAGACATTTTTCTTCGTGTTCCTGTTCGTGTGGATTCGGGGCACCTATCCCCGGCTGCGTTACGACAGGGTCATGAGCTTCGGCTGGAAAGTGCTGCTTCCAGCGGGTCTGTTCAACGTGATGGCGACGGCGTTTCTGTATACCCTGTGGTTGCAGTACACACGCTGA
- a CDS encoding molybdopterin-dependent oxidoreductase has protein sequence MVTLTIDGVEVTVERGASILEAAQKAGVRIPTLCNDKRLVPYGSCRLCMVEVTARGRTRTMPACFNPARDGMEVATHTPKLIAGRRIQLQLLLRSHPLLCPSCDAAGKCALQDLVHEYEVPELPFSRESRYFHVDNDSHFIRFNMNLCIKCGMCVRICDEVQGENELSFIHRGMECEVSTDFGRPLNCEFCGQCAQVCPVGAICSKWLVGTGREFELKKTDTTCSFCSLGCTLTLGEKDKKIVWVSSPPDSPNEGSLCVKGRYGWPYVYSENRLSKPLIRKDGALQEVEWNEALSFVAQGFDKIKKAAGPTSLAALGSERLTNEEAYIFNRFVRTVLGTPHLDHAGGYAYRPLTDAFEAALGYPAGTNSIREIRNAGVILLLGADLSETHPVAKNEVIIATSRHRAQVIVVDSVRTKLTDRPGLYLLIPPGSEHLIANAMLKWIIDQGLFDKTALDLKAEGLDELSASLADYTIEKVAKLTGVDPELVRQAAKMYAEAPQATIVLAQGLNRLGNGVETAKAAVNLALLTGRVGKESCGVHVFGEKANFQGAVDMGLAPELLPGFHRITDEAARGKFEAAWNSPIPQERGLDARQILEKAETGDIRGLYVVGENPLDTYPNRPQVEKALDNLEFLVVQDLFLTSTAQKAHAVLPVASFAEKNGTYTSADRLVQRLRASSKAGLSKSDLEVFTALAALMGTPSLTAAGPERIMEEIAELVPVYAGISYKRLSNGGLPWPCVDAEDPGKKLLYEGGFPSGKARLLPAASTAEAGANDGLPMYLIPGILKFHSGSLSASSPAMMEVCPEGVAEMNYKDLKALGLNGGETVKITAASGASVKLKVKKSRRALEGSVIVPYHFPDLKMNNFTRWEQPVVKVQVEKA, from the coding sequence ATGGTTACTCTGACCATTGACGGCGTTGAAGTTACTGTCGAACGCGGAGCCAGTATTCTGGAAGCCGCTCAAAAAGCGGGAGTCCGCATTCCAACTTTGTGCAATGATAAGCGGCTGGTTCCCTATGGGTCCTGTCGATTGTGCATGGTGGAAGTCACTGCCAGAGGGCGAACGCGGACCATGCCGGCCTGCTTCAACCCCGCGCGTGACGGCATGGAAGTGGCAACCCATACTCCCAAGCTGATCGCCGGGCGCCGCATCCAGCTCCAGCTTCTGCTCAGGAGCCATCCGCTTCTTTGCCCGAGTTGCGATGCCGCGGGCAAATGTGCGCTCCAAGACCTTGTGCACGAATATGAGGTGCCGGAGTTGCCCTTCTCAAGGGAATCCAGGTACTTCCATGTGGATAACGATTCTCACTTCATCCGGTTCAACATGAACCTGTGCATCAAGTGCGGAATGTGCGTGAGAATCTGCGACGAAGTCCAAGGCGAAAACGAACTCAGCTTTATCCACAGAGGGATGGAGTGTGAAGTGTCCACGGACTTCGGCCGTCCGCTGAATTGCGAATTCTGCGGCCAATGCGCTCAGGTCTGTCCTGTTGGAGCCATATGCTCCAAGTGGCTGGTGGGGACGGGTAGAGAATTTGAACTTAAGAAGACAGACACCACATGCTCGTTTTGCAGCCTCGGATGCACTCTGACCTTGGGTGAAAAGGACAAAAAGATCGTCTGGGTCAGTTCACCACCGGACAGCCCCAATGAAGGGAGCCTTTGTGTCAAAGGGCGTTACGGCTGGCCGTATGTTTACTCCGAGAACAGGCTGAGCAAGCCGTTGATACGAAAAGACGGGGCTCTGCAAGAGGTTGAATGGAACGAGGCGCTAAGCTTTGTGGCCCAGGGATTCGACAAGATCAAGAAGGCTGCAGGACCGACGAGCTTGGCCGCGTTGGGTTCCGAAAGGCTCACCAACGAAGAGGCCTATATATTCAACCGCTTCGTGAGGACCGTTTTGGGAACGCCCCACTTGGATCATGCGGGCGGTTACGCGTACAGGCCCTTGACTGACGCCTTCGAAGCGGCTCTGGGCTACCCTGCCGGCACCAATTCCATCCGGGAGATCAGGAACGCGGGCGTCATACTGTTGCTCGGAGCAGATCTGTCCGAGACCCATCCTGTCGCGAAGAACGAAGTCATAATCGCTACATCGCGTCATCGAGCGCAAGTCATAGTGGTGGACTCGGTAAGGACCAAACTCACCGATCGGCCCGGTCTGTACCTTTTGATTCCCCCCGGGTCCGAGCATCTAATCGCCAACGCGATGTTGAAGTGGATCATAGATCAAGGGCTTTTCGACAAGACAGCTCTCGACCTCAAGGCTGAAGGACTGGACGAGCTGTCCGCGTCACTGGCCGACTATACAATAGAAAAAGTGGCCAAACTGACTGGCGTTGACCCCGAACTCGTGCGTCAAGCGGCAAAGATGTATGCAGAGGCCCCTCAAGCTACAATAGTGCTCGCCCAAGGCCTGAACCGCCTTGGGAATGGCGTGGAGACGGCTAAGGCCGCTGTGAACCTTGCGCTGCTGACGGGCCGAGTCGGCAAGGAATCCTGCGGCGTGCATGTTTTCGGAGAGAAGGCGAACTTCCAGGGTGCTGTAGACATGGGCCTTGCCCCGGAACTTCTCCCCGGTTTCCACCGTATTACGGACGAAGCGGCTCGGGGCAAGTTCGAGGCAGCGTGGAACTCGCCCATCCCCCAGGAAAGAGGCCTTGACGCGCGGCAGATCCTTGAAAAAGCCGAAACCGGAGACATTAGAGGCCTGTACGTGGTCGGCGAAAACCCTCTGGATACATATCCGAATCGTCCCCAGGTCGAAAAGGCTCTGGACAATCTCGAATTCTTGGTCGTTCAAGACCTGTTCCTCACGTCGACGGCTCAAAAGGCTCATGCGGTTCTGCCGGTGGCTTCATTTGCCGAAAAGAACGGCACTTATACCAGCGCGGACCGATTGGTACAGCGGTTGAGGGCCTCTTCCAAGGCCGGTTTGTCCAAGAGTGACCTGGAAGTCTTCACTGCATTGGCCGCTCTCATGGGAACCCCGTCTTTAACCGCTGCCGGTCCTGAACGAATTATGGAAGAAATAGCGGAACTCGTGCCTGTGTACGCGGGTATCTCATACAAGAGGCTCTCTAATGGCGGCTTGCCATGGCCTTGCGTCGACGCGGAGGACCCGGGGAAAAAGCTTCTCTACGAGGGCGGCTTCCCATCCGGTAAAGCTCGGCTCCTTCCCGCCGCGTCCACGGCAGAAGCAGGCGCTAACGATGGGCTTCCCATGTACCTCATTCCCGGCATTCTGAAATTCCATTCGGGTTCGCTCTCCGCGTCGAGCCCGGCTATGATGGAAGTCTGTCCGGAAGGCGTCGCGGAGATGAACTACAAGGACCTTAAGGCACTGGGACTGAACGGCGGCGAGACTGTTAAGATCACGGCCGCATCCGGCGCGTCCGTTAAGCTGAAAGTGAAAAAGTCGCGCAGGGCCCTGGAAGGTTCCGTGATAGTTCCGTACCATTTCCCCGATCTGAAAATGAATAATTTCACCCGGTGGGAACAGCCGGTGGTGAAGGTGCAGGTTGAAAAGGCTTAA